In Chanodichthys erythropterus isolate Z2021 chromosome 18, ASM2448905v1, whole genome shotgun sequence, the following are encoded in one genomic region:
- the LOC137006254 gene encoding uncharacterized protein, producing MILSRFLLPPSLQSSASPPAPPLGDVYSPAPSLWKPCYDVEPQVVLPAAASVQEDPAASPPALDLFAPSQPFDLSALSWLLPFLTPPETLGLAATPGSLVLLAPPWSVVTSPPPQTCRPSAALRSYIPMAAAASFFPSVLPLSSITPAPPQPSGILAPLRHRLGLQCWRSRSILSALRPITIPPHPAIILRLLPLTIPSPSPRPPPKGEHSHHYVQV from the coding sequence ATGATTCTGTCAAGATTTCTGTTGCCGCCATCACTGCAAAGCTCAGCCAGTCCTCCAGCCCCGCCACTGGGGGATGTCTACAGCCCTGCGCCATCTCTGTGGAAACCCTGTTATGACGTCGAGCCACAGGTCGTGTTACCAGCAGCAGCGTCAGTGCAAGAGGATCCTGCGGCTTCGCCTCCGGCCTTGGATCTCTTCGCTCCATCTCAGCCATTCGACCTGTCGGCTCTGTCTTGGCTCCTCCCATTTTTGACTCCACCGGAGACCCTTGGTCTTGCGGCTACACCGGGTTCCCTTGTCCTGCTGGCTCCCCCTTGGTCAGTCGTCACATCACCTCCGCCACAGACTTGCAGGCCGTCTGCTGCACTCCGTTCCTACATCCCTATGGCTGCAGCAGCTTCCTTTTTCCCTTCGGTGTTGCCTCTGTCCTCCATCACACCGGCTCCACCTCAGCCTTCGGGCATTCTCGCTCCGCTGCGGCATCGCCTTGGTCTCCAGTGTTGGCGAAGTCGCTCGATTCTATCAGCTCTCCGTCCCATCACCATCCCGCCTCATCCTGCCATTATTCTTCGTCTTCTGCCTCTCACCATCCCTTCACCATCACCTCGTCCACCTCCAAAGGGGGAGCACAGTCACCATTATGTTCAGGTTTAG